The nucleotide sequence TGGAGTCGTTCTGGCCCACCACAGCATGGATTGCCTGCTGGCGCGACGTCGACAGCTTCAGCCACGACGCAACAGCGTTGTGGCCACCCTCTTCCGTCCAATTCGAGCTCTTGAGAATCTTCAAATCGATGTTGTTCGATCGCGCCTGCTGCATGCCGGCCATGCGCTGCTGTGCCGCCAGACTGCTTGACGGACCCTGTATGTACAGCGCAGATCCACCTTGAGGAAGGATCGCTGCCAGCTGGCGAGCCTGAATCTGTCCAACCTCGGTGTGATCGGAACTCACGGCAAAACTAGGGACTGCTGATTTTCGGCGCAAGCTCGCCAGCGAAGCAGCGTCGCGATTGAGAACGACCCACGCAATCCCCGCATTTACGGCTGCGTTTCCGACTTGCGGAAACTCCGTTCCACCGGCTGGTTCAACCAAGATTCCTGATAAGGTCGACTTGTATTTGTGAATGATGTCGAGCAGTTGCGAACTCTGCGTGACCGAGTCGTTGTCGGCATACAGAATTTCCAGGTCGACGTCGAGATGCAAGGCAGCTGCTTCGGCTGCTCGGGCTTGCTCGCGTTGGTAGTCGTTTTCGCGGGTAATCAGGGACAGAACAAACTTGAATTTGCTCAAGCAATCCAAATCGTCTTGCCCGGCGGTGGAGATTCTCTCCCCAGCACTGACTCCTCGGGGCGGCACAAACCCGAACGGGGACAGCCGCACGAATCGATTCCGCCTGAATGTAGCCCGGCCTACCGACAGGGTCAAGGTATCGGAGATACACCGTAGTATCGGACCGTTCGCCGGACCGGTGGAAGAGCCTAGCTGGCGATCTGACTGAGAACCGCTCTCGCCTCAGCTGCCGGATCGGCGGCCTCCGTGATGGGGCGTCCGACGACGATCTGGGTTGCGCCGGCGGCGATTGCCTCCGCGGGGGTCACGACTCTCGCCTGATCATCCTTCCCGCTGCCGGCAGGGCGCACGCCGGGCGTGACGATCACGAAATCCTGGCCCAGTTCCTCACGCAGAGCAGCAGCCTCGTGAGCCGAGGCGACAACTCCTCCACATCCGCTCGACAGAGCCAACGCTGCAAGCCGCAGGACCTGGCCGACGACCGTTCCGCGAATTCCGATCGTGTTCAATTCGTTTTCATCGAGGCTGGTGAGCACCGTGACCGCAAGAATGAGCGGATTGCTCGCCTGGGCGGCAGCAGCCTGGGATGCTGCTCGCAGCATCGGGCCTCCGCCTGAGGCATGGACTGTCATCATGCTGACCCCCAGCTGCGCTGCTTCCCGGACAGCGCCGCCGACGGTGTTCGGAATGTCGTGATATTTCAGGTCCAGGAAGACGCGTCGTCCTGAACTCACCAGCTCGCGGACGATCGCCGGGCCTTCCGCGGTGTAGAGCTGCATTCCGACTTTGTAAGTCGAGGCAGAATCGCCCACGGCCGCCACGATCTTCCGGGCGGCCGCAGCCGATGAGACATCCAGGGCAACAATCAGACGCTCACGCGGGTCTGTCATCGCTCCTGAGTTTATAGGGTTTTACTGCAGGCTGGCTACAGTTTGCAGCCGCGCCACGGCAACGGGCTTCACCAGGTCCAGGCGGACCTTCTGAATGCCCCGTCCCTCGAAGCCGAGGACCCGGGCGGTGTTATACGACACGTCAATGATGCGGCCCTCTACAACCGGACCACGGTCGTTAATGCGTACCACGACCGCTCGTCCGTTGCGCAGGTTGGTGACCCGCACGAACGAACCCAGTGGCAATGTCGGATGAGCAGCTGTCATAGCCTGCATGTCGAAGGGTTCTCCGCTGGCTGTTGCTTTCCCCTGGAAATAATCTCCGTACCAGGAGGCGGTTCCCACTTCGTATGGACTGTTCTTGATTGGTTTGGATCGCCGGCTGACGGGTTGGATCACCGTCGGCTTGTTTGCTACCTTGGCGGCTTCCGAGCTGTTTGGCCCGGATGCGGCTCCGGCTCCCAGGCTGGCAACCGATAAAAGCACTGCCAGACTTTCGGCTAAACGTCGTCGCATTCGTTTACCTCGCATCTCTAAAGTCGTTCGCTATAGCTTCGTACCCCTCGAGTTGATCTCGTAATGCTACCGACCATGGGAACGCCATGTCAACCGGAAAATCCCTGTAGTGAATTAACTAAGTGGTAATTAATCAATGACTTAACCGCATGAAAAATTGACCATTTCCCCCTATGTGATTGAAACTTAACACTACGGTTCATTAACTAAACAGTAAATAAGCCATGTCCAGTCTCCCAAGAAATCTTTCAAGTGGTTTTGGAATGACAGACTTAAGCAGATATTTGATGTAACATAATTAAAAACATATACTTACAAATTTGAAATATTACTAAATAGTAATCAAATAAATGGCTTATCAGTTAATTCCTGTATCACTCCCGATTGCGGCAGGCAGTTGGAGCAGAGACGTGGCCTGCCGCGTCTCCGACAAAGGCTGCGTCGGCGGAGGTAGGGAAGCGAGGTAAGTGCCGCCTCAGCTATGAAGTTTGGCGAGACTGGTAGCCCGAAGTGGCGTTCCCATGCGCGACATTTCGGTTTAGAGTGGACCTTCATGGCCGGAACTCCGCCGATTGTTCTCACCATCGCTGGTTTTGATCCCTCGTCCGGAGCCGGGATCACGGCCGACATTAAGACGATTGCGGCGCATGAGTGCTTCGGCGTCGCCTGCATTACAGCCCTGACCGTGCAATCGACGCAGGGGGTCAGGAGGATCGAGCCGGTCGCGCCCAACGATATCGCCGCGACCCTCGACGAACTCGTTTCAGATCTGGAAATTGCGGCGGTTCACATCGGAATGCTGGGGACCGTGGATGTGGTCCGGACGGTGGTGGAGTTTCTAAGCCGCCAGCGGCTGCCGCATGTGGTGCTCGACCCGATTCTCAAGTCCAGTTCTGGCGCCGAATTGCTGGATGCCCCGGGATTGCGGCTGCTCATCGAAAAGCTGATCCCGCTGGTCGAGGTGATTACACCGAACCTGGCCGAAACCAGCGTCCTGACCGGGCTCCCAGTCGCAAATCTGGACGACATGCGAATCGCGGCCGCGAAACTCCACGAGATGGGAGCGGTCAATGTCGCGCTGACCGGTGGCGACCTGGAAAAGGCTACCGACTTGTTGAGCTTTACAACCAACGGGAGAGTTGAGCAGGAAGTCTTCAAGTCGGAGAGATTGCGGTCGAATTCCACTCACGGCACGGGTTGCGCCTTCTCAACTTCCCTTGCATGCCATCTGGCACAGGAGCGGGGATTGCCGGAAGCCGTGCTGTTGTCGAAAGCGTACGTCGCGGCGGCGATTGCGCAAGCATATCCGATTGGCAAAGGCGTAGGTCCACTCAATCATCTGTTCCGGATGAACCGCCAGCGGAGAGTGAGTGCGCCCGTCCACGAGGCGGAATCGGCGCATTCCAGGAACTGAAGAGGCGAGGTCTGGGGAGGGGCTTTACGAAGCCTTCTTCAACAGGCAGCCTGCGACAAAGGCTGCGACAGCACCCAACAGCCACTCGATCCGCCACAATTGCACGGCCTGCCAGTCGATCATGGTCCGGGTGCTGAACACGATCCCGACTCCCAAAGCTCCCAAGAGGCAAAGAACTCCAATCGCAAAGGCCACGAAAGGAGCAATGGAGAGGCCCAGGTTCTCACCCAGTTCGAACAACTCGGCGGACAGGGCGCTGTTCTTCAAACGAGAGATGGCACTGGGATGGAGGTCGGCTCGTCCCGAGCCACAGGCATGACAGAAACGGGAGTCGACAATAAACTCGGCTCCGCAGCGTTCACAGGCGTCCACCAGATCCGTATGCCCAGTGGTTGTGGTCGCCGCCGGCATGGGCGGACGCCAAAACTCGTGCTGGGTGGATTGTGCTGCTTCTGCCATAACACCCTCTTTCCCCAAACTGACTTTCGCAACCCAATCGCCAAAGGAAACCACTGTAAACAAGCTGTTTATCGGCTGATCTTCGGCAAAACTACAGTCCACCCCGGCAAGAATTACGCGATCTAACGCGAATTTCCCATTGTGGGGGGATATATAAGGCTTGCGCAGTACCCGCCTTGATTCTCATCGAACCCGTAACCAGCACCCGGTCGCTGGTAGCCAGCCAACGCGATCTCAACCCTACCCAACTGGCTGCCGGTACTGGGTACTCGATACTGCCTTTCTCGGGTAGACTAGAAAGTCGTGGATCGATTCCATCCCCCGGGCCGCCCGGCCCTTCTGGCAGTGCTGCTGTTCGTTCTGGCTGAAGTTTGCACCCCCGCCGATTCTGCCCCGGTCACCGTCTATCGTCCTTCGGACCCGCAAAATCAGGTTGCGTTCGATCGCCTGTATAACCTCGACTATGACGCAGCCATCCAGAACTTCGAGAAGGTACTGGCCCGGCATCCCAACGACCCGTTCGCGGTGAATCACTTGCTCTCGGCGGTGCTGGTGCGGGAGTTGTATCGGATCGGCGCGATGAATACTGGCGAGTACTCGAATGACAGTTTCGTCGGCCAGGTTCACCGTCCGCCAGACCCGGCGCAGAAAGAACGCATCAAGCAGCTGGCGCAGCAAGCGGAGAAGCTCGAAGAGGCGGAACTCTCCCACAATCCGAATAACGTCGACATGATCTACGCTCGCGGTGTGACCCGCGCGCAGTTTGCAGCCTATACCGGATTGATCGAGCGCGCCTGGTTTTCTTCTCTGCGCAATGCGGTGGGTGCCCGCCATGACCATGAGCGCGTGCTCGAACTCTCGCCACAGAATCAGGATGCCAAGCTGGTCGTGGGCACGCACAACTACATCATGGGAAGTCTGCCGCTGGCGGTGAAAGTAGCGGTGGCGATGGTCGGTCTGAGCGGAGACAAAGAAAAGGGCATCCGGCAGTTGTCCGAAGCCACGCACGCCAATGGCGAAACCAGTGTGGATGCCGGAGTCCTGTTGATGCTCTTCTTGCGCCGGGAGCATCGCTATGCGGAAGCGCTCGAAATAGCGCGTTCGATCACTCCCCGGTATCCGAGGAACTTTCTGCTGTCGTTGGAGGAAGGCAATCTGCTGCGCGCAATGGGCAAGAACCGCGAGGCCGACGACCAATATCGCCGCGTCTGGCAGAACGGACGCGATGGCAAGTACGGCAACCTGCATTACGAAATCGCCGCGATCGGACTCGGTGACTTGTTGCGGAGCGAAAGAAACGATGCGGCGGCGGCGACCGCCTACGAAATGGTAAGCGACGTCCAGGCGCCGGATCCGGAGTTGCTCCAAAGAGCGAACTTGAATGCCGGAGAGATGTACGACCAACTCCAGAAACGCGACTTGGCGATGAAAAAATACCAGGCTGTAGTGGCCACGAACTCTGCAACCGGTGAAGCCGAAAAAGCGCGCCGCCGGATGAAAGACGCATATCGGGAGTAGCGCCGCCAGACAGGTTGCCGCCGCTACGAAACTTTCCACCCACAATCTCCGTATCACTGAATGGGGAGGTGTCTATGTACTGCAACGCCTGTGGCAAGCCGATCGCCGATGACGCCCGTTTCTGTGCCTACTGCGGCACCGTCCTGGGACAAATGCCGGCACCAAAGAAGATGATGCGACCGCGTGCCAATCGATCGGTTGCAGGTGTCTGCGCCGCCGTCGGGCACTATCTCGACCTCGATGTCACGGTCGTCCGGGTTGTGTGGGCCCTGATCGTTGTCATGTCCGGAATTTTTCCGGGAGTGATCGCCTACGCGATCGCGTGGGTTGTGATTCCGGAAGAGCCGCTGTTCCTTCCGGCAGCGAACGTTGGGCAGCCCATCACCCACGGGTAGGCGCTTTCAATCGCCCGTTCTTAAGGTTCTGTCATCCCGAGCGAAGCGAGGGATCTGCAGTCCTCCCCGCAAGATGCAGATCCCTCGCTGCGCTCGGGATGACATTTCTGAAACTCGGACAGTCTCTGAAATCTGATTCGTTTCCCTAATGTTGCGTCGGCGTAAACTCGCTGCATGCCCCGCTTCCGATCCGATGATGCCGAACTCTCCTACGAAATCGTCGGGAACGGCCCGCCCGTTGTTTTGCTCCATCCGTTTCCAGTCCATCACGAATTCTGGAATCCAATTGTGCCGACGCTCAGGTCGCGATACCGGCTGATAATGCCGAACCTCCGCGGACACGGCGATTCCGATATCGGACAACGGCCAGCCTTGATGGAAAAACATGCCCGCGATCTGGATCGATTGTTGGGCGAGGCAGGCGAAAGCAAAGCGACCTTCATCGGCGTCTCCATCGGCGGATACATTCTGTTCGAATTCTGGCGGCGATTTCGAAACCGGGTGAACGCGCTGGCGATCTGCGATAGTCGTCCGCAGGCCGACACGGCCGAGGCTCGCGCGAATCGCCTGAAAGCGGCGTCCGACGTGCTTGAGAAGGGAACTGGCCCGTTCATCGAAGGCATGATCCCGAAATTGATGGGCCGCACGACCCTTGGCAACCGTCCTGATCTGGTCGACGGCGCTCGCCGCATGATGACGAAGATGTCGCCGGACGATATCAACCTGGTACAGCGCGGAATGGCCGAGCGTGTCGATTCGGTGGCGGACCTGAAATCGATCTCTGTGCCAACGCTGATCCTGATTGGAGAAGAAGACACCCTCTCCACTCCTGCAGACGGTGAGTTGATGCGCCAGCATATTTCTGGAAGCCAGTTGAAAATTATTCCGAAGGCGGGACACTATGCGCCTTGGGAGCAACCGGAAGCGGTCGGAGTGGTGCTGAGACAGTTTCTGGATGGAGCCAGAGGCAGTGTCTAGTACATGTGTCTCACGTCACAGAATTACGTGATGCGCCTCTGCTACTATCCCTCAACATGCTGCACACCTTCCTCGTCCCCGAGAAGACGATCGTTTCCGCCAAGGGAGACGGTTCGGCCGTTGAACTCAAGGTCGCCACTGGCCGTGTTTTTCTGCTGGCTCTTGCAATTACCAATGTTGTGGAACAAGAGTCGATCGACGTCAGCATTTACGGATCAGCGGACGGAGTGGCATGGGATCCCAAACCCCTGCTGACATTTTCGCAACAGTTTTATCTCGCGGAAGTGCCGCGCTTACTCGATCTGACGGCGCAACCTGACGTGAAGTTGATTCGCGCACACTGGGAAGTCGCGCGCTGGGGACGCCACGGTGAGCCGGCGATGTTCGAATTCCAGGTCAGCTTGCGCGAGGTTCCGGCCGAGATGCTGGCGGAAGCAGTCGGCCGTCGGCCTGCCTAGGGCAGCCCACCTCGGATCAAATTTCTCCGATATATTTGAAGTGAATGACTGATCGTTCCAGCGCAAGTGTGCGTCCGGCAAGCGGTGTGCAGGGCGTGGTTCGTATTCCCGGGGACAAATCCGTTTCCCATCGCTATGCGATGCTGTCCGCGATCGCAGACGGCACCAGCCGTTTTCATAATTTTTCTGCCGCACAGGATTGTTTCAACACGCTCGGCTGCATGCGCGCTCTGGGCCGTGATTGGAAGCGAGCGGACGACGGCGCGATCGAAGTCCAAGGCCTCGGGACGCGACTCGCGGCGCCCAGTGAACGGCTCGACTGCGGCAACTCCGGTTCGACGATCCGAATGTTGAGCGGGATTCTCGCTGGACAGCCGTTCACAAGCGAAATGTTTGGAGACGCGTCCTTATCGGGTCGACCCATGAAGCGCATCATGACGCCGCTCACGCAGATGGGCGCCCGCATCGAATCGCTCGAGGGTGGACGGCCTCCGCTGAAAATTCATGGCGGGGCACTGAAGGCAATCCATTACAAGCCCGAAGTCGCAAGCGCGCAGGTGAAAACGTGTGTCCTGTTTGCTGGACTGTTCGCCGATGGAGAAACGATTGTCGAAGAGCCGATTCGAACGCGCGATCATGGCGAGCTGGCGTTGCGCGCATTCGGCGTGGAAGTTGCCCGCAGCGGAACCGTCTCGCGGATTCGCGGCGGACAGAAACTCACCGCCATCGAAGCACACGTCCCGGGAGATCTTTCGAGCGTCGCATTTTTTCTTTGTGCGGCCGCGCTCTATCCTGATTCGCACATCACACTGCCGGGAATCCTGATGAACCCGACGCGCGCCCGACTGCTCGATATCCTGATCAACATGGGATTGAGAATTTCCGTCGCGCATCTCGAAGAACATCACGGCGAACTTATCGGAGCGATCGAAGCGCAAGGCGGAACATGGAAGGGCGGCACGATCACCGGTGCCGACACAGCCGCACTGATCGATGAAATCCCAGTACTGGCAGCCACTGCGCCGTATTCCGAGAATGGACTCGAAGTACGCGACGGCAAAGAATTGCGAGTAAAGGAATCCGACCGCATATCAGCCGTGGCGACGAATCTGCGCAAGATGGGTGCCGAAGTGGAAGAGCGGCCCGACGGGTTGCGTATCCCCGGACGGCAGAAGTTGCACGGTGCGGAACTCGACTCGTTCCACGATCATCGCATCGCGATGGCGTTTGCAATCGCAGCGCTCCGCGCCGAAGGTGAAACGGTGATTCACGGAGCGGAGGCTGCGGGAGTATCGTATCCGGCGTTTTTTGAAGACCTGAAGGCGCTGACGCAGTAGGCTGCGAGCTGCGAGCTACGAGCGACGAGCTACGAAAAAGGTCAAGCAAAAGCTGGGAAGACTAAGGTTGTGGGGGGCGCGAAGCCCGAAGCCCGCAGCTCGAAGCAGTATCAATCAAATATGACATCCGACAAACAAACCCCCGATGATCGCCTGCAACAGGAATTCAACCGCTGGGCTGACGAAGGAGAAGGCGCGAAGATGGAGCGCCATCATCTCGACATCACACAGAAAACCTTGCGCCTGATGGATCTTCGACCGGGCGAGCGCGTGCTTGATCTCGGTTGTGGCTCCGGATGGGCGACGCGATTGCTGGCCCGCATGGTCGGCGAAGGTCCACAGGGATTTGGACAAGTCATCGGCATCGATATTGCCGACGAGATGGTGCGGCAGGCGCGGGCCGAGTCCAGAGACTTTGAAAACATTATGTTCGCGGTAGGCTCGGCGGCGCAGATTCCGTGGGAAGAAAATTTCTTCGATAAAGTGTTGTCGGTCGAGTCGTTTTATTACTATCCCGACCAGGAACGTGCGCTGGCCGAGCTATTTCGCGTGATGGCTCCGCGGGGACGGCTGTTTATCCTGATTAATCTCTATACGGATAATCCGTACTCACTGCAGTGGGTGCCGAAGCTTAAGGTGCCAGTGCATGTGCGCTCGGCGGAGGAGTATGTGGAATTGCTGAAGGCGCATGCGTTCGAAAATGTCGAGTATCGCCAGATTCCCGATGACACGCCGACGCCGGACAATTACAAAACGACATCGTTCCACTCGCTCGATGACCTGAAGGCGTTTAAGCGTGTCGGGGCGTTACTGCTGATGGCATCGAAGCCTGATGTGCGCAATCCGGGGCCGGCGTACACGATTTACTAGCGGGACGCTGCTAGAGACAGCAGATCCCTCGCTCCGCTCGGGATGACAGAATCTCTACACAGCATCACAAGCTGTTCTAGATTTCGTCATCGTCATCGTCGTGGTTATTCTTCCGCTCCAGGCTCTTGGCTGGGCTTAGTGGACGATTGTCGTTCGCATGCAGGATTGCGATGTGGCCATTCACGTTGGAAAGTTTCACGTGCGTGCCACCTCCGCCGAGTTCGCCGCGAAGGCTGTTTCCCACCATGTGGCGCGATACCGGCAGTCCAAAATCGTTGGAGATCCCACCGGACACTGTGTTGGCCTCGACGTCCGCGTGCGCGTCCGAGGGTAGAGTCAGGCGCATACCACCGTTTACCGCCGAGAGTTCCAGTTGCGAGGATGGCATGCGGCTCATGCTGGCGTCGAGTTCGCCGTTGACGGTGTTGAGATCGGCGCGGCCTTCCAGATTGTGAGCCACGAGGCGTCCATTCACGCACGAGGCGTGCACATCACCGGCAACATCCTGGATGTCGAGCGAGCCGTTGACTAGCTTGATTTCATCGAGCCGTGCATGGCGCGGAACTACCAGCGTGTACTCGACGCTGGCCGGGTTGTCGTGTCGGTCGTTCCAGAAATTATTGTCATGATTGGGATACTTCGTGTGGATGACAAGGTCGTTCGCACTGGCATTGATTTCAATGCGCGCCTCGGCGAGGTGTTCCTTGGTCCATGCGTGCTTGACGGCGTCGAGCTTCACTTCGTTGCGGTCCCAGCTCGTAATGTGCACGTTGCCATTGATGTTATCGAGCTCAATGCGTCCGTCCGCGGACAACTGGTAGACCTGGTGAAATTCCTCGGTGAGTGGGCCCTGGTCGGATGCTTGTCCGACCGCCGCGAAAAGAAGCAGGACAGAAAGTGCACCCGATGTTGCGCCCAGCCAGGTTGCAAGTCTCGATTGCCGATGCATGAAGGCCTCCAGTTGTCATGTTAGACGAGGCGCGTTGGATTTGGTGAGTGGACGGCGCGAGCATTGAGCCTTCGAGCGGCGACCAGGCTGAAGCCTTTTGTTTCAATCGGTTACGAATCTGCGGGATTCGCTCCCAGGTTGCTCGGAGCCCGTAGCTCGCAACTCGAAGCTACCGAACCCTGTGACCCGCATCACAGCGCGAGGTGCGCAAGCCAAGTAGCCTTTTCTTACCATGAGCTGGCTTCAGAACCGATTCGAAAAGAATTTCATGATCACGTCGGTGGACTACGTCTTCAACTGGGCGCGCAAGTCGGCGCTCTGGCCGATGACGTTTGGCCTGGCGTGCTGTGCCATCGAGATGATTGCCTCATCCACGTCGCGATTTGATATCGCGCGCTTCGGTTCCGAAGTATTTCGTCCCAGCCCTCGGCAGTCAGACTTGATGATCGTGTCGGGAACCGTGTCGCTGAAGATGGCGCCGGTTGTAAAGCGAATCTACGATCAGATGCCGGAACCGAAGTGGGTGATTTCGATGGGCGCGTGCGCGTCGGTCGGCGGCCCGTTTAATACCTATTCGGTATTGCAGGGAGTGGATCGGATCGTGCCGGTGGATGTATACGTTCTGGGTTGTCCGCCGCGTCCGGAGAATCTGTTTTACGGGTTGCTGAAGTTGCAGGACAAGATCGATACCATGACGCTCGCCAAGAAGCCCACCGAAGTCCGCTTGCAGCCCGACATGATGGACGATTTCAAGCGGCAAGTCATGATCGCGCAAACGATGCAGCCGAAATAGTGGCAGCTGCTAGGCGCTGGCTCCTAGCTTGTGGCTCTTAGCTGTTGGCTCTTGGCCATCCGATATACGCCCGTCGTGGTCCAACCGTCTTCCCTTATACTGTTTGTCATCCTGACCCTGAGCTTGTCGAAGGGGAAGGACCTGCTTTCCCTTGCGTTCCCCAAATCCTCATGGCCTTCACCAGACTCGCTTCCCAATCCGAACTCCCCGGCGTGAACGAAGTAAAGGAATTTTCCTGCGGCGGCAAGATGATCTGTGTCTCCAATGTAAACGGCGAAATCGGCGCCATGGATAACACCTGCCTGCATCGTGGAGGACCCTTGGGAGAGGGTGTGGTCGAAAACGGAAAAGTGATTTGTCCGTGGCACGGCTGGGCCTGGGATCCGAAAACCGGCGAGGCGCAGGCACCGGGAGCGAAGATTGCGGTGTATCCGGTGAAGATTGAGGATGGAGTTGTGCTGATTGAGGTTTGATAGACACCGATGAAGGGATTCTCTAAAATCCAGGCATACTCAGTTCTGGTGCTCTCTGGGATCGGCGTTTTGGTCTCCATTAGCCTTTATATCTTAGGAGTGACGCGTATCTACGAGTTCCCCGCAAAGGACAAGCAGTCTCTGTTTGTCGGTATTTTCGTGGTTTGGCTTTCAACGGTGACAACTGCGAATCGACTTACCAAGGATTTCAGACCTAAGGATTTTTGCAAAGCAGCTCTGCGTGGCTGCCCGCCTTGGATGAGAATCGGATTGTGGGTTGTCATAGGGGGCGCGTTCGCCGTCTTGTTTTTGCCAACTCTCACGGGAATGGGCTCGGGTGATTCCCGCCATGCATTCATATTGTTTCCAATATTCTTCTACGTGACTTCGTTTTGCGTGACGTACTCGCTGATCAATGTTGAAAGCGACAATTCAATGCCTCGCTGTCTAAACGGGCATGCACTCTCGCCGCTAACGAAGTTTTGTGACGAATGTGGCGCATCTGCTGCAACCGAGACCAGTATCGCAATTCAATCTCGTCTACCCTAGCAATCTCAGAGAATCTCCTCGCTGAGACTCAAAGCCCGGGAAAACAGTCTTCAGATCGTTGTTACCCAGATACCGCGACACGACTTCCCCCAGCACCGCGCGGAAGTCAGTCGTCACCGCCAGATCCCGTCCTTCGTAAAGTTGCGATTGATTCAGCCCCGGCCAGCGGCCGTAGACTTTGCCGCCCTTCACCGGGCCGCCTAAAACGAACATGGCGTTGGCGTGGCCGTGGTCGGTGCCGCGGTTGCCGTTTTCTTTGGCGGTGCGGCCGAATTCGGACATGGTGACGATGACGGTATCTTCGGCGAGGTCGCCGAGATCGGTCCAGAGCGCAGAGATCGATTGCGAGAATTCGGTGAGGACGTTCGCGATCTGTCCCTGGGTGCTGCCCTCGTTGACGTGGTGATCCCATCCGCCGATGTCGGCGAAGGCAACTTGCACGCCGAGATTCGCTTTGATGAGTTGCGCGAGTTGTTTCAGGCTTTCGCCAAACCGTCCGCGCGGATAATTGGCGGCCGCGTTGGGCGTGTACTTGGACGGGTCGGCGGCTTTCAGCATTTTGACCGCGTCGAACGTCTCCTGTCCGGTGCCGTGCAGTGTGGTGTCGACGGAGTTCGCGTACATGGCTTCGAATGTATTCGCGATCGGAGCCGTTTTTGGATTGTGTCCGCCGACCGAGAAATCATTCAGGTTGTTGATGGCGACGGCAGTTTCTTTCCCGGCCAGAATGCGCGGCAGGGAAGGGCCGAGCGCGATGGCGCGAAAGGCCGCTTTGTCCGCGGGCATGTCGTTGTTATGCAGCGCACGGTTGAGCCAGCCATCTTCCGTAGCTTTCATGCCAGGCGTGCCTGACTCCATGTAATCCTGCGCGTCGAAGTGCGAGCGTGTTGGATCGGGAGATCCGGCCGCGTGCACGATGGCCAGATGTCCTTGCTTCCATAGCGGCTGGAATGACGACATCGACGGATGCAAGCCGAAGAGTCCGTCGAGGTCGAGCACCGACTTTCGGGGAATGTTGATGGTCGGGCGCGCGGCATAGTAC is from Acidobacteriota bacterium and encodes:
- a CDS encoding DUF1501 domain-containing protein; the encoded protein is MPITRRVFVRNSALAAVGTAALPSFLTRAAFGAAEPGSRPKRLVVLFQRGAADGLNIVVPHGESAYYAARPTINIPRKSVLDLDGLFGLHPSMSSFQPLWKQGHLAIVHAAGSPDPTRSHFDAQDYMESGTPGMKATEDGWLNRALHNNDMPADKAAFRAIALGPSLPRILAGKETAVAINNLNDFSVGGHNPKTAPIANTFEAMYANSVDTTLHGTGQETFDAVKMLKAADPSKYTPNAAANYPRGRFGESLKQLAQLIKANLGVQVAFADIGGWDHHVNEGSTQGQIANVLTEFSQSISALWTDLGDLAEDTVIVTMSEFGRTAKENGNRGTDHGHANAMFVLGGPVKGGKVYGRWPGLNQSQLYEGRDLAVTTDFRAVLGEVVSRYLGNNDLKTVFPGFESQRGDSLRLLG
- a CDS encoding NADH-quinone oxidoreductase subunit B, which encodes MSWLQNRFEKNFMITSVDYVFNWARKSALWPMTFGLACCAIEMIASSTSRFDIARFGSEVFRPSPRQSDLMIVSGTVSLKMAPVVKRIYDQMPEPKWVISMGACASVGGPFNTYSVLQGVDRIVPVDVYVLGCPPRPENLFYGLLKLQDKIDTMTLAKKPTEVRLQPDMMDDFKRQVMIAQTMQPK
- a CDS encoding DUF4097 family beta strand repeat protein: MHRQSRLATWLGATSGALSVLLLFAAVGQASDQGPLTEEFHQVYQLSADGRIELDNINGNVHITSWDRNEVKLDAVKHAWTKEHLAEARIEINASANDLVIHTKYPNHDNNFWNDRHDNPASVEYTLVVPRHARLDEIKLVNGSLDIQDVAGDVHASCVNGRLVAHNLEGRADLNTVNGELDASMSRMPSSQLELSAVNGGMRLTLPSDAHADVEANTVSGGISNDFGLPVSRHMVGNSLRGELGGGGTHVKLSNVNGHIAILHANDNRPLSPAKSLERKNNHDDDDDEI
- a CDS encoding Rieske 2Fe-2S domain-containing protein; its protein translation is MAFTRLASQSELPGVNEVKEFSCGGKMICVSNVNGEIGAMDNTCLHRGGPLGEGVVENGKVICPWHGWAWDPKTGEAQAPGAKIAVYPVKIEDGVVLIEV